Proteins encoded in a region of the Zunongwangia endophytica genome:
- a CDS encoding TIR domain-containing protein, with amino-acid sequence MAHKCFVSFKTEDIAYKNHIRDEMNIDMIDKSLNEPIISFNDEYIMRKIREDYLSDSTVTIFLIGTRSSENLGSHEQLYIKKELQASLYNGQNNSKSGILGIVLPSMYDTVYQGSYNCPTCGGSHNYVGINDSTVIKEFHHNYYIPAYGKCSWSEDDRFCVLVKWSDFIQNPEFYIDKAFNKRSEPVANKTKVKP; translated from the coding sequence ATGGCACATAAATGTTTTGTAAGCTTTAAAACAGAGGATATTGCATATAAAAATCATATCCGAGATGAAATGAATATCGATATGATAGACAAATCATTGAACGAACCAATAATTTCGTTTAATGATGAATATATTATGCGAAAAATTCGAGAAGACTACCTTTCTGATTCAACTGTAACAATTTTCTTAATCGGAACACGAAGCTCTGAAAATCTTGGTTCTCACGAACAACTATATATTAAAAAAGAATTGCAAGCATCACTTTATAATGGACAAAATAACTCGAAAAGTGGAATTTTAGGAATAGTTCTACCATCAATGTACGATACTGTTTATCAAGGTTCATATAATTGTCCAACCTGTGGTGGCTCTCATAATTATGTTGGAATAAACGACTCAACCGTTATAAAAGAATTTCACCACAATTATTACATTCCAGCATATGGAAAATGCTCTTGGAGTGAAGATGACAGGTTTTGCGTATTAGTAAAATGGAGTGATTTCATACAAAATCCAGAATTTTATATAGATAAGGCTTTTAACAAAAGAAGCGAACCAGTTGCAAATAAAACTAAAGTGAAACCATAA
- a CDS encoding DUF4231 domain-containing protein, which translates to MELKDFPNYYQAADSTSIKSQKSYLNIIRIDLISMIIASLLAIYSFQDVSQKFWIYSFTGLFLLIGLILTIILKSKKYEDIWYQGRALAESSKTLTWRFVTCAEYFEHNLDINTAKERFIERIREVANEFKDLSKTMDSKILNQEIVTSKMMELRNLSMDERKSYYIKNRIQDQQNWYSKKAEWNKSRYNFWFWVIIASQFFALISVVILMNNPESNWNVVGLLTTIASSAISWLQIKQHQEQKQAYTTASEELNFIKELSYNVSSEEELSEFILDSENAISREHTLWLAQRRK; encoded by the coding sequence ATGGAATTAAAAGACTTTCCAAATTACTATCAAGCTGCTGACAGCACATCCATAAAGTCTCAAAAATCATATTTGAATATTATTCGTATAGATTTAATTTCAATGATTATTGCTTCATTACTCGCTATATATAGTTTTCAAGATGTTTCACAAAAATTTTGGATTTATAGTTTTACCGGATTATTTCTGCTTATTGGTTTAATCTTAACTATAATCTTAAAAAGTAAAAAATATGAGGACATTTGGTATCAAGGAAGAGCTCTAGCAGAATCAAGTAAGACCCTTACTTGGAGGTTTGTAACCTGTGCTGAATATTTTGAGCATAATTTAGATATAAATACTGCAAAAGAAAGATTTATTGAAAGAATTAGAGAAGTTGCGAACGAATTTAAGGATTTGTCAAAAACAATGGATTCGAAAATATTGAATCAAGAAATTGTTACTTCTAAAATGATGGAATTACGCAATCTTTCAATGGACGAGAGGAAAAGCTACTATATTAAAAATAGAATTCAGGACCAGCAAAATTGGTACTCAAAAAAAGCAGAATGGAATAAGAGCAGGTACAATTTTTGGTTTTGGGTAATAATAGCTTCTCAATTTTTTGCATTAATATCTGTTGTCATACTTATGAACAATCCAGAAAGCAATTGGAATGTAGTAGGATTATTAACTACAATTGCTTCTTCTGCTATTAGTTGGCTACAAATAAAACAACACCAAGAACAAAAACAAGCCTATACAACAGCATCCGAAGAACTAAATTTTATAAAGGAGCTATCTTACAATGTAAGCTCTGAAGAAGAACTATCGGAATTCATTCTTGATTCTGAAAATGCTATTTCAAGAGAGCATACTCTTTGGTTGGCACAAAGACGTAAATAA
- a CDS encoding toll/interleukin-1 receptor domain-containing protein, with amino-acid sequence MKKGLNKAELYESIEWVLEAYNKPAFRDRPCVFLSHKKEDKAECRKIAEYLKQAEIDYYLDELDNELQIAAREKNPIKITESIKEGIRNSSHMLVVVSEKTYKSQWVPFEVGYGHSAILDKGLKKDEKPDRIKLSILTLKDISEKSLPDYMQVGNIIRGTKSLNIYISKITNRIEKSLINESRVFSASDMKHPLDNVLNWKL; translated from the coding sequence ATGAAGAAAGGTTTAAATAAAGCTGAGCTTTACGAAAGCATAGAATGGGTTTTAGAGGCATATAATAAACCTGCTTTCAGAGATCGTCCTTGCGTTTTTTTGAGCCATAAAAAAGAAGATAAAGCGGAATGCAGAAAAATTGCAGAATATTTAAAACAAGCAGAAATCGATTACTATTTAGATGAGTTAGATAATGAACTTCAAATTGCTGCAAGAGAAAAAAATCCCATAAAAATTACAGAAAGTATCAAAGAAGGAATTAGAAACAGTTCACATATGTTAGTTGTTGTTTCCGAGAAGACGTATAAATCTCAATGGGTGCCATTTGAAGTTGGATATGGACATTCAGCAATTTTAGACAAAGGATTGAAAAAAGACGAAAAACCAGATAGAATAAAATTGTCGATTTTGACATTAAAAGACATTTCCGAAAAAAGTCTTCCAGATTATATGCAAGTTGGAAATATAATAAGAGGAACTAAAAGTTTAAATATTTATATATCAAAAATAACTAACCGAATTGAAAAATCTTTGATTAATGAAAGTCGAGTTTTTTCTGCATCAGATATGAAACATCCGTTAGATAATGTGCTGAATTGGAAATTGTAA
- a CDS encoding outer membrane beta-barrel protein encodes MRKIIPISLLILLPIISYSQKKMGVLIGLNNSSISEGVLGQVSITDKMGFHLGGFYEFDLNEKIKFRPKLVYSQQGNRDGGSSSIEHIDYKSNYFNIPLNFKFYESTYILAGPQIGILVSEEKYTPFIEGETFDLGINLGIGQKIKDFFLELNLYQGLTKAIDKPNYDGELVKGTNTLIQVSIGYYIF; translated from the coding sequence ATGAGAAAAATTATTCCTATTTCATTATTGATTTTATTACCTATTATTTCTTATTCTCAAAAAAAGATGGGAGTTTTAATTGGATTAAATAATTCATCTATATCAGAGGGAGTTTTAGGGCAAGTTTCAATAACAGATAAAATGGGATTTCATTTAGGTGGATTTTATGAATTTGACTTAAATGAAAAGATAAAGTTTAGACCTAAATTGGTGTATTCTCAGCAAGGAAATCGTGATGGAGGTTCTAGTAGTATTGAACATATCGATTATAAATCTAATTATTTTAATATTCCTCTAAATTTTAAATTCTATGAATCAACATATATTCTTGCTGGACCTCAAATTGGTATTTTAGTATCTGAAGAAAAATATACCCCTTTTATCGAGGGAGAAACTTTTGATTTAGGAATAAACCTAGGGATTGGACAAAAAATTAAAGACTTTTTTCTAGAACTAAATTTATATCAAGGATTAACAAAGGCAATTGACAAACCAAATTATGATGGTGAGTTAGTAAAAGGAACAAATACGTTAATTCAAGTTAGTATCGGATATTATATATTTTGA
- a CDS encoding DUF6933 domain-containing protein yields MIGTNIYTTRKLEKVTNEFISQTENKENEYLGNWTATLFYVSNKKCWLIINKLTKYLLILPNLKKPDLKNISTIFKETLYSQLTYDGIITDYKLVEKIIGEINLCETNNDRSTNGSLNNCLFQMDDWKYDYGTFENMPFRDLNNRLNSSPNKMLNLKYPKEKMNEMIKAYAQQRI; encoded by the coding sequence ATGATTGGAACAAACATATATACTACTCGAAAACTTGAAAAAGTAACGAATGAATTCATTTCTCAAACTGAAAATAAAGAAAATGAATATTTAGGAAATTGGACTGCTACTCTATTTTATGTTAGTAATAAAAAATGTTGGTTAATTATTAATAAATTGACAAAATACCTTCTGATTTTACCAAATTTAAAAAAACCTGATTTAAAAAACATATCAACTATTTTCAAAGAAACCCTATATTCCCAGTTGACTTACGATGGAATTATAACAGATTATAAATTAGTTGAGAAAATAATTGGAGAAATAAATTTGTGCGAAACGAACAACGACAGAAGCACTAATGGCTCTCTGAACAATTGTCTATTTCAGATGGATGACTGGAAATATGATTATGGAACTTTTGAGAATATGCCATTTAGAGATTTAAACAATAGATTAAATAGTTCACCAAATAAAATGTTGAACTTGAAATATCCTAAAGAAAAAATGAACGAAATGATAAAAGCCTACGCACAACAACGTATATAA